In Micromonospora purpureochromogenes, a single window of DNA contains:
- a CDS encoding ABC transporter permease, whose product MSEPTGVIHDIGYQRYTGPRLGRRHVFGALYLHGLRTAFGLGRSAKAKIFPWLVVGIVTMVAAGATAVRSQIGEVVMTYAQFADSMSWLVIFFAAVAAPELVSRDLRSGVLPLYFSRPLPRGDYALAKLLALVSALWLLLGAPQLVMFLGAAFTTGDGMRGVWNELLDLLPGLLYAGLWAVVFASVGLLVASLTGKRAFAAGGIVAVFLMTTPIVGTLSILPSRTVNELAGLGSPSTIVQGVGIWSLGDLLVSEDQGGPDIGGFGPVYALAAVLLVAGCVALLLLRYRKVAAR is encoded by the coding sequence ATGTCTGAGCCGACCGGCGTCATCCACGACATCGGCTACCAGCGCTACACCGGCCCCCGCCTCGGCCGCCGGCACGTCTTCGGCGCGCTCTACCTGCACGGCCTGCGGACCGCCTTCGGGCTGGGCCGCAGCGCCAAGGCCAAGATCTTCCCCTGGCTGGTGGTCGGCATCGTCACCATGGTGGCCGCCGGCGCCACCGCGGTCCGCAGCCAGATCGGCGAGGTGGTGATGACGTACGCCCAGTTCGCCGACTCGATGAGCTGGCTGGTCATCTTCTTCGCCGCGGTGGCCGCGCCGGAGCTGGTCTCCCGCGACCTGCGCAGCGGCGTGCTGCCGCTGTACTTCTCCCGGCCGCTGCCGCGCGGCGACTACGCCCTGGCCAAGCTGCTGGCCCTGGTCAGCGCGCTCTGGCTGCTGCTCGGCGCGCCGCAGCTGGTGATGTTCCTCGGCGCGGCGTTCACCACCGGCGACGGGATGCGCGGCGTCTGGAACGAGCTGCTCGACCTGCTGCCGGGGCTGCTCTACGCCGGCCTCTGGGCGGTCGTCTTCGCCTCGGTCGGCCTGCTGGTCGCCTCGCTCACCGGCAAGCGGGCGTTCGCGGCCGGCGGGATCGTGGCGGTCTTCCTGATGACCACCCCGATCGTCGGCACCCTGTCCATCCTGCCCTCCCGCACCGTCAACGAGCTGGCCGGACTGGGCTCGCCGTCGACCATCGTGCAGGGGGTCGGCATCTGGTCGCTGGGCGACCTGCTGGTCTCCGAGGACCAGGGTGGACCGGACATCGGCGGCTTCGGCCCGGTCTACGCCCTCGCCGCCGTGCTGCTGGTCGCCGGCTGCGTCGCCCTGCTGCTGCTGCGATACCGGAAGGTGGCCGCCCGATGA
- a CDS encoding ABC transporter ATP-binding protein, whose translation MTTISADPTASVPTTTTSTLDLAGVSRWYGNVVAVNDITMRLGPGVTGLLGPNGAGKTTLLHMMAGFLAPSRGAVTLDGEPTWRHPEVYRRLGLVSEREAVHTFLTAYEFVLASAKLHRLPDPAAAARRAIALVELEGAQDRRIGTYSKGMRQRARVAAALVHDPQVLLLDEPFNGMDPRQRLHMMGLLHSLGDAGRTILFSSHILEEVEQVSGTVQVMVAGRLAASGDFRTIRRLMTNRPHVFTVRSTDDRALAVALMAEPSVTGVELDRTGLTVKAGDYGAFTRALPKIALAHGVRVRQLLPEDESLESVFSYLVEA comes from the coding sequence ATGACCACGATCAGCGCCGATCCCACGGCGAGCGTCCCGACCACCACCACCAGCACCCTCGACCTGGCCGGGGTGTCCCGCTGGTACGGCAACGTGGTGGCGGTCAACGACATCACCATGCGGCTGGGCCCCGGGGTGACCGGCCTGCTCGGGCCGAACGGCGCCGGCAAGACGACCCTGCTGCACATGATGGCCGGCTTCCTCGCCCCGTCCCGGGGCGCGGTGACCCTGGACGGTGAGCCGACCTGGCGCCACCCGGAGGTCTACCGCCGGCTCGGGCTGGTCAGCGAGCGGGAGGCGGTGCACACCTTCCTCACCGCGTACGAGTTCGTGCTGGCCAGCGCGAAGCTGCACCGGCTGCCCGACCCGGCGGCGGCAGCCCGACGGGCGATCGCCCTGGTCGAGCTGGAGGGAGCCCAGGACCGGCGGATCGGGACGTACTCCAAGGGCATGCGGCAGCGCGCCCGGGTCGCCGCGGCGCTGGTGCACGACCCGCAGGTGCTGCTGCTCGACGAGCCGTTCAACGGGATGGACCCGCGCCAGCGGCTGCACATGATGGGGTTGCTGCACTCTCTCGGCGACGCGGGCCGGACGATCCTGTTCAGCTCGCACATCCTGGAGGAGGTCGAGCAGGTCTCCGGCACCGTGCAGGTGATGGTGGCCGGCCGGCTCGCCGCCTCCGGGGACTTCCGGACCATCCGCCGGCTGATGACCAACCGGCCGCACGTGTTCACCGTCCGCTCCACCGACGACCGCGCGTTGGCGGTCGCGCTGATGGCCGAGCCCTCGGTCACCGGCGTCGAGCTGGATCGCACCGGCCTGACCGTCAAGGCCGGCGACTACGGCGCCTTCACCCGGGCGCTGCCGAAGATCGCGCTGGCCCACGGCGTCCGGGTCCGGCAGTTGCTGCCCGAGGACGAGTCCCTGGAGAGCGTCTTCTCCTACCTGGTGGAGGCCTGA
- a CDS encoding ABC transporter permease, which translates to MSTVSWITARGLFGRRRFLILLPLPLLLLGLAMLCRSLGVEPGDWGPPVLVGLGLAVVLPVVSLIVGTGVLGAEIDDGTVVHILTKPLPRWQIVLPKLAVATVVSATTVAVPLFVAGVLADSVRLGLALAAASALGALAYSALFLALSLLTRRPVLLGLVYVLIWEGLLGNFVRGTKVLSVQQWVVAMADRMAPTDLLSTTVSVPVAAVLTGVVAVGFTVLAIDRLRSFSMAGETS; encoded by the coding sequence ATGTCGACCGTTTCCTGGATCACCGCGCGCGGGCTGTTCGGCCGGCGTCGCTTCCTGATCCTGCTGCCGTTGCCGCTCCTGCTGCTCGGGCTGGCGATGCTCTGCCGGTCGCTCGGGGTCGAGCCGGGTGACTGGGGGCCGCCGGTGCTGGTCGGCCTCGGCCTGGCCGTGGTGCTGCCGGTGGTCTCCCTGATCGTGGGCACCGGCGTGCTGGGGGCCGAGATCGACGACGGCACCGTGGTGCACATCCTCACCAAGCCGCTGCCGCGCTGGCAGATCGTGCTGCCGAAGCTCGCGGTGGCCACCGTGGTCAGCGCGACCACCGTCGCCGTGCCGCTCTTCGTCGCGGGCGTGCTCGCCGATTCGGTACGCCTCGGGCTGGCCCTCGCCGCCGCATCGGCGCTCGGCGCGCTGGCGTACTCGGCGCTGTTCCTGGCGCTGAGCCTGCTCACCCGACGGCCGGTCCTGCTCGGCCTGGTCTACGTGCTGATCTGGGAGGGGCTGCTGGGCAACTTCGTCCGCGGCACGAAGGTGCTCTCGGTCCAGCAGTGGGTGGTCGCCATGGCCGACCGGATGGCCCCCACCGACCTGCTGTCGACCACCGTCTCCGTCCCCGTCGCGGCGGTGCTGACCGGCGTCGTCGCGGTCGGCTTCACCGTCCTGGCGATCGACCGCCTCCGCTCCTTCTCCATGGCCGGCGAAACCAGCTGA
- the valS gene encoding valine--tRNA ligase: MTDTARTARAGVPERPTLDGLEETWARHWQEEGTYAFDRSKERSDVYAIDTPPPTVSGELHMGHVFSYTHTDMVARFQRMRGRTVFYPMGWDDNGLPTERRVQNVYGVRCDPSLPYDPHWQPPATPVSEERRKDPTPIDRRNFVALCERLTAADEQVFEALWRRLGLSVDWSLTYTTIGRVARATSQRAFLRNLARGEAYQAEAPTLWDVGFATAVAQAELEDRERPGAYHRLRFTGPGGREVLIDTTRPELLPACVALVCHPDDERYADLVGRSVRSPIFAVEVPVRAHPVADPAKGTGIAMVCTFGDLTDVTWWRELQLDTRVVIGRDGRLLPEPPHGVPAEPYAALAGQTVNGARRTMVQLLADAGDLVGEPRAITHPVKFYERGDRPLEIVSTRQWYLRNGGRDAGLREQLLARGGELRWVPEHMKHRYDHWVGGLTGDWLVSRQRFFGVPVPVWYRLDDVGEPDWSHPLTPDEAMLPVDPSSDPAPGFEESQRGLPGGFVGDPDVLDTWATSSLTPQIVGGWETDPDLFSRVFPMDLRPQGHDIIRTWLFSTVVRAHLEHGVLPWRDAVLSGWILDPDRKKMSKSKGNVVTPMALLEQHGSDAVRYWAANGKPGMDLAFDPAQIKVGRRLATKLLNASRFALGLGAADALRAPATAPLDTAMLAELSGVVAAATSAFDSYDHTAALQVTEAFFWRFCDDYIELVKERAYGSGPGAESARAALATALSVQLRLFAPVLPYVAEEVWSWWRYGSVHRATWPTTYEVGRAIEGTADPQLLRLAGDALGQVRRAKSERKLSMKAEVPLAEALGPAALLEQLTLIADDLRAAGRITKLDLLPDRTPDLVIASAF, translated from the coding sequence ATGACTGATACGGCGAGGACGGCCCGCGCCGGCGTCCCCGAGCGTCCGACCCTGGACGGGCTCGAGGAGACCTGGGCGCGCCACTGGCAGGAGGAGGGCACGTACGCGTTCGACCGCTCGAAGGAGCGGTCGGACGTGTACGCGATCGACACCCCGCCGCCGACCGTATCGGGCGAGCTGCACATGGGGCACGTCTTCTCGTACACGCACACCGACATGGTGGCCCGCTTCCAGCGGATGCGCGGCCGGACGGTCTTCTACCCGATGGGCTGGGACGACAACGGCCTGCCCACCGAACGGCGGGTGCAGAACGTCTACGGGGTGCGCTGCGACCCGTCGCTGCCGTACGACCCGCACTGGCAGCCGCCCGCGACGCCGGTGAGCGAGGAGCGGCGCAAGGACCCGACGCCGATCGACCGGCGCAACTTCGTGGCGCTGTGCGAACGGCTGACCGCCGCCGACGAGCAGGTCTTCGAGGCGCTGTGGCGGCGGCTCGGGCTGTCGGTGGACTGGTCGCTGACGTACACGACCATCGGGCGGGTGGCGCGGGCGACCAGCCAGCGGGCGTTCCTGCGCAACCTGGCCCGGGGCGAGGCGTACCAGGCGGAGGCGCCGACGCTCTGGGACGTCGGCTTCGCCACCGCGGTGGCCCAGGCGGAGCTGGAGGACCGGGAGCGGCCCGGGGCGTACCACCGGCTGCGGTTCACCGGGCCGGGCGGGCGCGAGGTGCTCATCGACACCACCCGGCCGGAGCTGCTGCCGGCCTGCGTGGCGCTGGTCTGCCACCCCGACGACGAGCGGTACGCGGACCTGGTGGGCCGCTCGGTGCGTAGCCCGATCTTCGCTGTCGAGGTGCCGGTGCGCGCGCACCCGGTGGCGGACCCGGCCAAGGGCACCGGCATCGCGATGGTCTGCACCTTCGGCGACCTGACCGACGTGACCTGGTGGCGGGAGCTGCAGCTGGACACCCGGGTGGTGATCGGCCGGGACGGCCGGCTGCTGCCGGAGCCGCCGCACGGAGTGCCGGCCGAGCCGTACGCCGCCCTGGCCGGGCAGACCGTCAACGGGGCCCGGCGGACCATGGTGCAGTTGCTGGCCGACGCCGGTGACCTGGTCGGCGAGCCGCGCGCGATCACCCACCCGGTGAAGTTCTACGAGCGTGGCGACCGGCCACTGGAGATCGTCTCGACCCGCCAGTGGTACCTGCGCAACGGCGGGCGGGACGCCGGCCTGCGGGAACAGTTGCTGGCCCGGGGCGGCGAGCTGCGCTGGGTGCCGGAGCACATGAAGCACCGGTACGACCACTGGGTGGGCGGGCTGACCGGTGACTGGCTGGTCAGCCGGCAGCGCTTCTTCGGGGTGCCGGTGCCGGTGTGGTACCGGCTCGACGACGTTGGCGAGCCGGACTGGTCCCACCCTCTCACACCGGACGAGGCGATGTTGCCGGTCGATCCGTCCAGCGATCCCGCGCCCGGTTTCGAGGAGTCGCAGCGCGGGCTGCCGGGTGGCTTCGTCGGCGACCCGGACGTGCTGGACACCTGGGCGACCTCCTCGCTGACCCCGCAGATCGTCGGCGGGTGGGAGACCGACCCGGACCTGTTCAGCCGGGTCTTCCCGATGGACCTGCGCCCGCAGGGGCACGACATCATCCGGACCTGGCTCTTCTCCACCGTGGTCCGCGCCCACCTGGAGCACGGCGTGCTGCCCTGGCGGGACGCCGTGCTCTCCGGCTGGATCCTCGACCCGGACCGGAAGAAGATGTCCAAGTCCAAGGGGAACGTGGTGACCCCGATGGCGCTGCTGGAGCAGCACGGCTCCGACGCGGTGCGGTACTGGGCGGCCAACGGCAAGCCCGGCATGGACCTGGCCTTCGACCCGGCGCAGATCAAGGTGGGTCGGCGGCTCGCCACCAAGCTGCTCAACGCCTCCCGGTTCGCCCTGGGGCTGGGCGCCGCGGACGCGTTGCGCGCTCCGGCGACCGCGCCGCTGGACACCGCCATGCTCGCCGAACTCTCCGGCGTGGTCGCCGCCGCGACGTCCGCCTTCGACTCGTACGACCACACGGCGGCGCTCCAGGTCACCGAGGCGTTCTTCTGGCGGTTCTGCGACGACTACATCGAGCTGGTGAAGGAGCGCGCCTACGGCTCCGGGCCGGGTGCCGAGTCGGCGCGGGCGGCGCTGGCCACCGCGCTGTCGGTGCAGTTGCGGCTCTTCGCCCCGGTCCTGCCGTACGTGGCCGAGGAGGTCTGGTCGTGGTGGCGGTACGGCTCGGTGCACCGGGCCACCTGGCCGACCACGTACGAGGTGGGGCGGGCGATCGAGGGCACCGCCGACCCGCAACTGCTGCGGCTGGCCGGGGACGCGCTGGGCCAGGTGCGCCGGGCCAAGTCGGAACGGAAGCTGTCGATGAAGGCGGAGGTGCCGCTGGCCGAGGCGCTCGGCCCCGCCGCCCTGCTGGAGCAGCTCACCCTGATCGCCGACGACCTCCGCGCCGCCGGCCGCATCACCAAACTCGACCTGCTCCCCGACCGCACCCCCGACCTGGTAATCGCCTCCGCCTTCTAA
- a CDS encoding trypsin-like serine protease, whose protein sequence is MISTVGAATVALAREDDAGPVPAAVTAGAVESATAGTAPADAAPGADSGIGSRAGAGRSTVDTRPVTAVGRPAAEVAKDAPASVAYLSNRYRVSQDEAARRVALQEFSAPLAATLAASYPTEYAGMWLDQAGGGVLTIAATDPAPVAKAVAGVPDAAHVKVVPVRHSLRDLTEAAARAAGALGVTAGTDVVVDEQANEVLVLTGGAVAADDARLAGAIEAAGVPARTRQIPPSIEKSCDPLNCAQAPMRGGIRLDVPRDDGTVGGCTSAFNLRARSGRYYLLTAGHCVVGGRHLNVDRTWHQFLGPKVPVGVESTSPVLAENTTTYDYAVIPYQDGAIDRWAYPRRSGGDQASLVNYFCVTDNPACATTDSHDVKITGYTAYSAVQIGWVVCATGSGYTPKAGEVYVDSGAGAGYVPGTRCGTVTSKTNGRIGVRVCARPGDSGGPLFTESDGRALGILNDGDPGSGACTNPNEQNYYMPVSTILDRVNANTGLGIQLATRGPLLNPIGSSNR, encoded by the coding sequence CCGCCGTGACGGCGGGCGCGGTCGAATCGGCCACCGCCGGGACGGCCCCGGCGGATGCGGCGCCCGGCGCGGACAGCGGCATCGGCAGCCGAGCCGGCGCGGGGCGCTCCACGGTGGACACGCGACCGGTCACGGCCGTCGGGCGACCCGCCGCTGAGGTGGCGAAGGACGCGCCCGCCTCGGTGGCCTACCTGAGCAACCGCTACCGGGTCAGCCAGGACGAGGCGGCCCGCCGGGTCGCCCTCCAGGAGTTCTCCGCGCCGCTCGCGGCCACCCTCGCCGCGAGCTACCCCACCGAGTACGCCGGCATGTGGCTGGACCAGGCCGGCGGCGGCGTCCTCACCATCGCGGCCACCGACCCGGCTCCGGTCGCGAAGGCGGTCGCCGGGGTGCCGGACGCCGCCCACGTGAAGGTCGTCCCGGTGCGCCACTCGCTGCGCGACCTCACCGAGGCGGCGGCCCGCGCGGCCGGCGCGCTCGGCGTGACCGCCGGCACCGACGTGGTGGTCGACGAGCAGGCCAACGAGGTGCTGGTCCTCACCGGCGGCGCGGTCGCGGCGGACGACGCCCGGCTGGCCGGCGCGATCGAGGCCGCCGGGGTGCCGGCCCGGACCCGACAGATTCCGCCCTCGATCGAGAAGTCGTGCGACCCGCTCAACTGCGCCCAGGCGCCGATGCGCGGCGGCATCCGGCTGGACGTGCCCCGGGACGACGGCACGGTCGGCGGCTGCACCAGCGCCTTCAACCTGCGGGCGCGGTCCGGGCGGTACTACCTGCTGACCGCCGGGCACTGCGTGGTCGGCGGGCGGCACCTGAACGTCGACCGGACCTGGCACCAGTTCCTCGGACCGAAGGTGCCGGTCGGCGTGGAGTCGACCAGCCCGGTGCTGGCCGAGAACACCACCACGTACGACTACGCGGTGATCCCGTACCAGGACGGCGCGATCGACCGGTGGGCGTACCCGCGGCGGAGCGGCGGCGACCAGGCCAGCCTGGTCAACTACTTCTGCGTGACGGACAACCCGGCCTGCGCCACCACGGACAGCCACGACGTGAAGATCACCGGGTACACCGCCTACAGCGCGGTCCAGATCGGTTGGGTCGTCTGCGCGACCGGCTCGGGGTACACGCCCAAGGCGGGCGAGGTGTACGTCGACTCCGGGGCGGGCGCCGGTTACGTCCCCGGCACCCGCTGCGGCACGGTCACCAGCAAGACCAACGGCCGCATCGGCGTGCGGGTCTGCGCCCGCCCCGGTGACAGCGGCGGCCCGCTCTTCACCGAGTCCGACGGCCGGGCGCTCGGCATCCTGAACGACGGCGACCCGGGCAGCGGCGCCTGCACGAACCCGAACGAGCAGAACTACTACATGCCGGTCTCCACCATCCTGGACCGGGTGAACGCCAACACCGGCCTCGGCATCCAGCTCGCCACCCGGGGCCCGCTGCTCAACCCGATCGGGTCCTCGAACCGTTAG